One Nostoc punctiforme PCC 73102 DNA window includes the following coding sequences:
- a CDS encoding cupredoxin domain-containing protein: MKIYNHLYQIVITSLTFPNIAWLQILRQKYVILALLLSLNFIAATPAMAANLSGDLLKQPATEITISLGNLANELKFEPNHLEFEAGKRYQLRLTNPSQLKHYFTAKDFADGIWTQKVQAGKVEIKGAIHELELKPGAEAEWVFVPLKSGTYGLRCSIPGHTEAGMTGEIAISN, from the coding sequence ATGAAAATTTACAACCATTTATACCAAATTGTAATTACATCTCTGACTTTTCCAAATATTGCTTGGCTGCAAATATTACGGCAGAAGTACGTAATATTAGCGTTGCTCCTAAGTTTAAATTTCATCGCTGCGACTCCAGCAATGGCGGCAAACTTGTCTGGTGATTTGCTTAAGCAACCAGCTACAGAAATTACAATTAGCTTGGGTAATTTGGCTAACGAACTCAAATTTGAGCCAAATCATCTAGAATTTGAGGCTGGCAAACGCTATCAACTCCGGCTTACCAATCCCAGCCAACTGAAGCATTATTTTACTGCTAAAGACTTTGCCGATGGCATCTGGACACAAAAAGTCCAAGCAGGCAAAGTAGAAATTAAAGGAGCTATTCACGAACTGGAACTCAAGCCAGGTGCTGAGGCAGAATGGGTATTTGTGCCCTTAAAATCTGGAACTTATGGCTTACGTTGTTCAATACCAGGACATACAGAAGCAGGTATGACTGGAGAAATTGCCATTAGTAATTAA
- a CDS encoding M16 family metallopeptidase produces MYGLSRFYKYSLPLLILSLWLVAVFLLSDQPANSQHTAISNKEKSQSTLLVKRIMPSTLTENVRKTVLENGLTVLTKEVHTAPVVTVQVWYKVGSRNEEPGVNGIAHQLEHLMFKGTKNRPIQFGRLFSALGSDSNAFTSYDQTAYYGTVERNKLKALLVLEADRMQNSQIEPEQLASEKRVVISELQGYENSPEYRLNRAVMQAVFPNHAYGLPVGGTKADVEKFEVEQVQKYYRNFYSPDNAVLVIVGDFQTANTLEIIKEVFGKLPKRQGAGGRRQEVEGRRQDSEAVASPRASAEGRRQGAEGRGQEVGVISSSSSSSPIVLREPGAGRLLQVVYPLPDANQPDVPALDVMDYIFTEGRNSRLYQALVESGLASEVTASVTSLRESGWYEILVTAGSKKDLKKIDSVLSRAIANVAEKGVTTEEVERAKTQLTADVILSNRDITSQAMRLGNDETTVGDYRYTDRYLAAVRLVKPTDVVAVINKYLTKKARRVGFFEPTQKQIAGVGDKPDSAQTTENFSPGVPVLPSEVVKYLPPVDLATDAIAQVLPQKFKLTNGLRILLLPDNSTPTVTLSGYIQAGTEFDPDDRAGLAAFVADNLLNGTKSKDVLNIAKILAERGASLNFEVHREGVHIEGDSLAGDLPIILEILADVLKNSTFPAQELELHRQQILTDLQLELDEPAEVARRIFVQSIYPKKHPLHTFPTEESLQQIQRQDAIDFKAKHYRPDTTVLALVGDFDLDKVRSLIQNEFGNWEVSGQAPTLKYPPVSMPERIVSVNTVLPGKAQAVTYMGYTGIKRYDPRFHAALVLNQILGGDTLSSRLGAEVRDRQGLSYGIYSYFQAGKSTGTFLIEMQTSPEDTSQAIASTRQILQQIHQQGVTALEVETAKRTLISNYNVSLANPEELTDRILMNEVYGLDKVELHTFTDKLQKVTFEQVNQAARELLHPDQIVVVTAGPSVLAEKSIR; encoded by the coding sequence ATGTATGGTTTGTCTAGATTTTATAAATACTCCTTGCCGTTATTAATTTTAAGCTTATGGCTAGTAGCGGTTTTTTTGTTGAGCGATCAACCTGCGAATAGCCAACATACAGCCATATCTAACAAAGAAAAATCCCAGTCAACCTTGCTAGTAAAAAGAATAATGCCCTCAACACTGACAGAAAACGTCCGTAAGACAGTGCTGGAGAATGGTCTAACTGTCCTAACAAAGGAAGTGCATACTGCGCCAGTGGTGACGGTGCAGGTGTGGTACAAGGTTGGCTCACGCAACGAAGAACCAGGGGTGAATGGCATTGCCCACCAATTGGAACACCTGATGTTTAAAGGCACGAAAAATCGTCCGATTCAATTTGGGCGTTTGTTTAGTGCTTTAGGTAGTGATTCCAATGCTTTCACCAGCTATGACCAAACTGCATATTACGGTACTGTGGAGCGCAACAAGCTAAAAGCGCTCTTAGTGCTGGAAGCAGATAGAATGCAAAATTCTCAGATTGAGCCAGAACAACTAGCGAGTGAAAAAAGAGTAGTAATTTCTGAGTTACAAGGTTACGAAAATAGTCCAGAATATCGCCTCAACCGCGCCGTTATGCAGGCAGTGTTTCCTAATCATGCTTATGGTTTGCCTGTAGGTGGTACCAAAGCTGATGTCGAAAAATTTGAAGTTGAGCAAGTACAGAAATATTACCGTAATTTTTACAGTCCCGATAATGCTGTCTTAGTGATTGTTGGAGATTTTCAAACCGCGAATACCCTCGAAATAATTAAAGAGGTGTTTGGCAAATTACCAAAAAGGCAGGGGGCAGGGGGCAGGAGGCAGGAGGTAGAAGGCAGAAGGCAGGATAGCGAAGCGGTAGCGAGTCCGCGAGCGTCGGCAGAAGGTAGGAGGCAGGGGGCAGAAGGCAGGGGGCAGGAGGTAGGAGTTATTTCTTCGTCATCTTCTTCATCTCCTATAGTGTTGCGAGAACCGGGAGCAGGGCGACTATTACAAGTTGTTTATCCGCTACCAGATGCAAATCAACCAGATGTGCCGGCGTTGGATGTGATGGATTACATTTTTACAGAAGGACGGAATTCTAGACTTTATCAAGCATTGGTGGAATCAGGTTTAGCTAGTGAAGTTACAGCATCTGTTACCAGTTTGCGAGAATCTGGCTGGTATGAGATTTTGGTGACGGCTGGATCTAAAAAAGATTTGAAAAAAATTGACTCAGTGTTGAGTCGCGCGATCGCAAATGTAGCAGAAAAAGGCGTGACAACTGAGGAAGTAGAACGAGCCAAAACCCAATTAACAGCAGATGTGATTTTGAGTAACCGTGATATCACCTCTCAAGCAATGCGATTGGGCAATGATGAGACAACTGTTGGTGATTATCGCTATACTGACCGCTATTTGGCTGCTGTTCGTCTGGTGAAGCCGACGGATGTTGTCGCTGTGATTAACAAATACCTCACAAAAAAAGCCCGAAGAGTAGGCTTTTTTGAACCAACTCAAAAGCAGATAGCAGGGGTTGGCGATAAACCAGACTCAGCCCAAACTACAGAAAATTTCTCTCCTGGCGTGCCTGTGCTTCCTTCTGAGGTAGTGAAATACTTACCACCTGTGGATTTGGCTACAGATGCGATTGCTCAAGTTTTACCACAAAAATTTAAACTTACCAACGGACTGCGGATATTACTGTTACCCGATAATAGTACTCCCACCGTTACTCTAAGCGGCTACATTCAAGCCGGTACAGAATTTGATCCAGACGATCGAGCCGGATTGGCTGCTTTTGTGGCAGATAATTTGCTAAATGGTACTAAGAGCAAAGATGTCTTAAATATTGCCAAAATATTGGCAGAACGAGGGGCGAGTCTAAACTTTGAAGTACATCGTGAAGGTGTACATATCGAGGGTGATAGTTTAGCAGGGGATTTGCCAATAATTTTGGAGATATTGGCAGATGTTCTTAAAAATAGTACCTTTCCCGCACAAGAATTGGAATTACATCGCCAACAAATTTTAACCGATCTGCAACTGGAATTAGATGAGCCAGCAGAAGTAGCCAGAAGAATATTTGTGCAGTCAATTTACCCGAAAAAACATCCTCTACATACTTTTCCCACAGAGGAGAGTTTACAGCAGATTCAACGCCAGGATGCGATCGATTTCAAAGCTAAACATTATCGTCCAGACACGACAGTATTGGCGCTGGTGGGAGATTTTGATCTAGACAAAGTGCGATCGCTCATTCAAAATGAGTTTGGTAACTGGGAAGTTAGCGGCCAAGCACCCACATTAAAATATCCTCCAGTATCAATGCCGGAGAGAATAGTGAGTGTCAACACAGTTTTACCAGGTAAAGCCCAAGCTGTGACATATATGGGTTACACAGGTATTAAGCGTTACGATCCTCGGTTTCACGCAGCCTTAGTATTAAACCAGATTTTGGGAGGCGATACTTTATCTAGTAGACTGGGTGCAGAAGTACGCGATCGCCAAGGTTTGAGCTATGGAATTTATAGCTACTTCCAAGCTGGGAAGAGTACAGGCACATTTTTGATAGAAATGCAAACTAGTCCAGAAGATACTAGTCAAGCGATCGCTAGTACTCGCCAAATACTACAGCAAATCCATCAACAAGGTGTCACCGCACTAGAAGTAGAAACAGCTAAACGCACCCTCATCAGCAACTACAACGTTTCCCTGGCAAACCCAGAAGAATTAACAGACAGAATTCTGATGAATGAGGTGTATGGACTAGATAAAGTAGAATTGCACACCTTTACTGACAAACTCCAGAAAGTCACCTTTGAGCAAGTTAATCAAGCGGCTCGTGAATTACTCCACCCAGATCAAATCGTAGTCGTTACTGCTGGGCCATCTGTGTTAGCAGAGAAAAGCATTAGGTAG
- a CDS encoding VOC family protein: MHHASIRTANIHRAIAFYEHLGFTISERFTTGYTLACWMEGLGGRIELIQIPEPKPAPDAFADEHYVGYYHLSFDLTEITPDLPSWLTNLQERMLIAVAESQTEELQPLKVLLEPTQQQIGDRIYEVAFIADTDGLPLEFIRVLAKLP; the protein is encoded by the coding sequence ATGCACCACGCTTCTATTCGGACTGCGAATATTCATCGGGCGATCGCTTTCTACGAACATTTAGGATTTACAATTTCGGAACGCTTTACTACAGGCTACACGCTAGCTTGCTGGATGGAAGGATTGGGTGGCAGAATTGAACTGATCCAAATTCCCGAACCAAAGCCAGCCCCAGATGCCTTTGCTGACGAGCATTATGTCGGGTATTATCACCTCTCGTTCGATTTAACTGAGATTACACCAGATTTACCTAGCTGGTTGACAAATTTACAAGAACGTATGTTAATTGCGGTGGCTGAGAGTCAAACCGAAGAATTACAACCATTGAAGGTACTTTTAGAACCGACACAACAGCAAATAGGCGATCGCATTTACGAAGTGGCTTTCATCGCCGATACAGATGGTTTACCTCTGGAATTCATTCGAGTTTTAGCAAAACTGCCATAA
- a CDS encoding TIGR02652 family protein, whose product MMNPGFQYPMFGPEIQCPHCRQTIPALTLTDTYLCPRHGAFEANPQNGELIHLQSGRHWRRWNNEWYRQHTHPDGIRFEIHEALDKLYTQGYRATKVIIARRYQELMSGYLERSTPWRSGQPEVTAARLYGLPVEFSPDTSEDPCWEVINFDLEKEPGVPVRYPYFRLFE is encoded by the coding sequence ATGATGAATCCAGGCTTTCAGTACCCGATGTTTGGGCCGGAAATACAGTGTCCCCATTGTCGCCAGACTATTCCGGCGCTGACATTAACAGATACCTATTTGTGTCCGCGTCATGGCGCTTTTGAAGCTAATCCTCAAAATGGAGAGTTAATCCATTTGCAATCAGGCCGTCATTGGCGGAGGTGGAATAATGAATGGTATAGGCAGCATACTCATCCTGATGGTATTCGGTTTGAAATTCACGAAGCATTAGATAAGCTCTATACCCAAGGTTATCGAGCCACAAAAGTGATTATTGCTCGCCGCTATCAGGAATTGATGAGTGGCTATTTAGAACGCAGTACACCTTGGCGTTCTGGACAACCAGAAGTTACCGCTGCTCGGCTATACGGCTTACCCGTAGAGTTTAGCCCCGATACCTCAGAAGATCCCTGTTGGGAAGTGATTAATTTTGACTTGGAAAAAGAGCCTGGTGTCCCTGTACGCTACCCTTATTTCAGGTTGTTTGAGTAA
- a CDS encoding gamma carbonic anhydrase family protein produces MSTASYWTSPDFSQAAFIAANAVVMGSVNIAAGVSIWYGAVVRADVERIEIGECTNIQDGAILHGDPGFPTILEDHVTVGHRAVVHSAYIERGSLIGIGAVILDGVRVGAGSIIGAGAVVTKNIPPLSLVVGVPGKVLRQLTEAEAAELIEHAKRYQKLALVHAGKGTDIGFSKS; encoded by the coding sequence GTGTCTACCGCTTCTTACTGGACATCTCCTGATTTTTCTCAAGCTGCCTTCATCGCAGCCAATGCTGTTGTTATGGGTTCAGTAAATATAGCAGCAGGGGTGAGCATTTGGTATGGAGCAGTAGTTAGAGCAGATGTAGAACGGATTGAAATTGGTGAATGCACAAATATTCAAGATGGTGCAATTCTACATGGCGATCCTGGTTTTCCGACAATTTTAGAAGATCATGTTACCGTAGGGCATCGCGCTGTGGTACATTCCGCTTACATTGAGCGTGGAAGTTTGATTGGCATTGGCGCGGTTATTTTAGACGGGGTACGAGTGGGCGCTGGTAGCATTATTGGTGCTGGCGCAGTCGTAACTAAAAATATACCGCCTTTGTCACTAGTTGTAGGTGTTCCAGGCAAAGTGTTACGACAATTAACAGAGGCTGAAGCCGCAGAACTAATTGAACACGCTAAACGTTACCAAAAGTTAGCTTTAGTTCATGCTGGGAAAGGTACTGATATTGGCTTTAGTAAGTCTTAG
- a CDS encoding photosystem II protein Y — MDIDYRIAIVLAPVVIAASWAVFNIGAAALRQIQGFLDREA; from the coding sequence ATGGATATCGATTACCGTATAGCGATCGTTTTAGCACCAGTCGTCATTGCTGCTAGCTGGGCAGTGTTTAATATTGGCGCTGCGGCTTTAAGACAAATTCAAGGCTTTTTGGATCGGGAAGCCTAA
- a CDS encoding bifunctional folylpolyglutamate synthase/dihydrofolate synthase: MDIDSVIQPFQRFGVHLGLDRIINLLANLGNPHHQVPVIHVAGTNGKGSVCAYLSSILTEAGYRTGRYTSPHLVDWTERICLNEQPISSEELSQLLEKVQGVIRPEDESATQFEVITAAAWLYFAQQQVDVAVVEVGLGGRLDATNVCLEPIVTIITSISREHWQQLGPTVADIAREKAGILKPGCPVVVGQLPLDAEEVVRSRALELKCPIFTPQPARQIATGWAEYQTLQNSQLIKYPLPLAGQIQLANSALAIAALEILQEQGWHISEEAIIKGMAKTQWPGRMQWTTWNNHKILLDGAHNTAAAQVLRQYVDSLDAVNPKPITWVMGMFSDKDHADIFAALLRPGDRLFLVPIPVESWTGRTSADLDSLANLAYRLCPQLSDRQIHPDLFTALEVAISTTSTDDLIVLCGSLYLVGDFLATTNIIRKS, from the coding sequence TTGGATATTGATTCTGTAATACAACCCTTTCAACGCTTTGGTGTCCATCTGGGACTCGATCGCATTATCAACCTATTGGCAAATCTCGGCAATCCTCATCACCAAGTCCCGGTAATTCATGTTGCTGGCACTAATGGTAAAGGTTCCGTCTGTGCCTATCTTTCCTCGATACTTACTGAGGCTGGTTATCGCACAGGACGCTACACTTCACCGCATTTAGTCGATTGGACGGAACGTATTTGTCTGAATGAACAGCCAATTTCTTCTGAGGAATTGAGCCAATTATTAGAAAAAGTCCAAGGAGTGATTCGCCCTGAAGACGAATCGGCAACTCAGTTTGAAGTAATTACGGCGGCTGCTTGGTTATATTTTGCCCAGCAGCAAGTAGATGTGGCTGTGGTAGAAGTCGGACTAGGAGGGCGCTTAGACGCTACCAATGTCTGCTTGGAACCCATAGTTACTATCATCACTTCCATCAGCCGGGAACATTGGCAGCAACTTGGCCCCACCGTCGCGGATATTGCTAGAGAAAAAGCAGGTATTCTCAAACCTGGATGTCCCGTTGTAGTTGGGCAATTGCCACTGGATGCAGAAGAGGTTGTGCGATCGCGTGCTTTAGAATTAAAATGTCCAATTTTTACGCCTCAACCTGCCCGTCAAATCGCTACAGGATGGGCAGAATATCAAACACTTCAAAATTCTCAATTAATTAAATATCCTTTGCCATTAGCGGGACAAATTCAATTAGCAAATTCAGCTTTGGCAATAGCAGCTTTAGAAATTCTCCAAGAACAGGGTTGGCATATTTCTGAAGAAGCCATAATTAAGGGTATGGCAAAAACTCAATGGCCAGGAAGGATGCAATGGACTACCTGGAACAACCATAAAATATTACTTGATGGCGCTCATAATACTGCCGCCGCCCAAGTTCTTCGCCAGTATGTTGATAGCTTAGACGCAGTTAATCCCAAGCCCATCACTTGGGTTATGGGAATGTTTTCCGATAAGGATCATGCTGATATTTTTGCCGCCCTACTGCGCCCTGGCGATCGCCTTTTTTTAGTACCAATACCAGTAGAATCCTGGACAGGTAGAACCTCTGCCGATCTAGACTCCTTAGCAAACCTAGCTTATAGGCTCTGTCCCCAATTAAGCGATCGCCAAATCCATCCAGATTTATTTACAGCACTAGAAGTCGCAATCTCAACCACTAGCACAGACGATTTAATCGTTTTATGTGGTTCCCTTTATCTAGTAGGCGATTTTTTAGCAACCACCAATATAATTCGTAAATCATAA